A stretch of Lathyrus oleraceus cultivar Zhongwan6 chromosome 6, CAAS_Psat_ZW6_1.0, whole genome shotgun sequence DNA encodes these proteins:
- the LOC127092125 gene encoding uncharacterized protein LOC127092125 — protein sequence MAFASFLGRVLFASIFILSAYQEYNEFGVDGGPSAKALKPKFDTFAHRIHSQVGFQIPEIDMKLLITGAIALKGLGGVLFIFGSSFGALLLLLHQLIATPIRYDFYNYDSEDKEFTQLFVKFTQNMALFGALLFFIGMKNSIPRRQPKKAPKTKTY from the exons ATGGCTTTCGCTTCTTTTCTCGGAAGAGTTCTCTTCGCTTCCATTTTCATTCTCTCTGCTTATCAAGA ATATAACGAATTTGGAGTGGATGGAGGACCTTCTGCGAAAGCACTTAAACCGAAGTTTGATACCTTTGCACATCGAATCCATTCTCAAGTTGGCTTTCAAATTCCAGAGATTGAT ATGAAACTTTTAATTACCGGGGCTATTGCTCTGAAGGGTCTTGGAGGAGTTCTGTTCATCTTCGGAAGCTCTTTCGGAGCGTTGCTTCTG CTTCTGCATCAGTTGATTGCTACTCCAATTCGTTATGATTTTTACAATTACGACAGTGAGGACAAGGAATTCACTCAGCTTTTCGTCAAATTCACACAG AACATGGCTCTCTTTGGAGCTCTGTTGTTTTTCATCGGGATGAAAAACTCCATTCCTAGAAGGCAACCAAAGAAGGCTCCGAAAACAAAGACCTATTAG